From one Perca flavescens isolate YP-PL-M2 chromosome 19, PFLA_1.0, whole genome shotgun sequence genomic stretch:
- the LOC114546168 gene encoding NF-X1-type zinc finger protein NFXL1-like: MEPAWRQQGRGRGRSQVGQQGERARPPPQKEREGGAAGAWGAGRGAGTKAEPQPAVSVQTKFEEIRKSNQAAAQRLAETRVSSSSDDDDDDDVDVKVDQKDGKRGKILASTFTTYTDQTGLGAAS; the protein is encoded by the exons ATGGAGCCGGCATGGCGACAGCAGGGCAGGGGGCGTGGCCGGAGCCAGGTGGGCCAGCAGGGCGAACGGGCGCGCCCTCCCCctcagaaggagagagaggggggggccgCTGGAGCGTGGGGGGCCGGACGCGGGGCCGGGACCAAGGCTGAACCTCAGCCGg ctgttTCGGTCCAAACTAAGTTCGAGGAGATCAGGAAGTCCAACCAGGCGGCCGCTCAGCGATTGGCTGAGACTCGTGTCAGCTCCTCCtccgatgatgatgatgatgatgatgtagaCGTAAAGGTCGACCAGAAGGACGGAAAGAGAGGGAAGATCCTGGCGTCGACTTTCACCACCTACACCGACCAGACAG GGTTAGGTGCAGCATCTTAG
- the LOC114546169 gene encoding cyclic nucleotide-gated channel rod photoreceptor subunit alpha-like, protein ERERQREREERERERGEREERERERREERGEREREREGERERERERELYVYVCACVCLCLYLFVCVCVFVCVSVCSRACFEELQSDYLLLWFLVDFLCDITYIADMFFRTRTGYLEQGLLVKDEQKLRERYMVSFQFKLDLISMVPTDLLYFVFGLKYPEIRLNKLLRFNRMLEFFQRTETRTNYPNALRISNLIMYIVIIIHWNACLYYSFSKAIGFGADRFVYPDPADPEFGRLIRKYAYSMYWSTLTLTTIGETPPPVENSEYIFVVTDFLVGVLIFATIVGNVGSMITNMNAARAAFQSRIDAIKQYMTFRKVTKDLEKRVIKWFDFLWTNKKAVDEREVLKYLPDKLRAEIAINVHLDTLKKVRIFADCEAGLLVELVLKLQPQVYSPGDYICKKGDIGREMYIIKEGKLAVVADDGIKQFVVLSDGSYFGEISILAIKGSKAGNRRTANIRSIGYSDLFCLSKDDLMQALTEYPDAKALLEEKGRQILMKDGLLDLEVAAQGPDPKEMEEKVDRMTCELDALQARYARLLAEHEATQSKLKHRVATLERKLRPPPPPPLPGDAPPPPTPET, encoded by the exons gagagagagagacagagagagagagaggagagagagagagagagaggagagagagaggagagagagagagagaggagagaggagagaggagagagagagagagagagagagggagagagagagagagagagagagagagag ttgtatgtgtatgtgtgtgcgtgtgtgtgtctgtgtctgtatttgtttgtgtgtgtgtgtgtgtttgtgtgtgtgtctgtgtgttccagGGCTTGTTTCGAGGAGCTACAGTCCGATTATTTGTTACTATGGTTCCTTGTGGACTTTCTCTGCGACATCACCTACATCGCTGACATGTTCTTCAGAACGAGGaccg gTTACCTGGAGCAGGGTCTTCTGGTGAAGGACGAGCAGAAGCTGCGCGAGCGCTACATGGTTAGCTTCCAGTTTAAACTGGACCTGATCTCCATGGTTCCCACAGACCTGCTGTACTTCGTCTTCGGACTCAAATACCCAGAAATCCGCCTCAACAAGCTGCTCAGGTTCAACAG GATGCTGGAGTTCTTCCAGCGGACGGAGACCAGGACCAACTACCCCAACGCTCTTCGTATCTCCAACCTCATCATGtacatcgtcatcatcatccaCTGGAACGCCTGCCTCTACTACTCCTTCTCCAAGGCCATCG GGTTTGGAGCCGACAGGTTTGTGTATCCCGACCCGGCAGATCCAGAGTTTGGTCGTCTGATTCGGAAGTACGCCTACAGCATGTACTGGTCCACGCTAACGCTCACCACCATCGGAGAGACTCCGCCCCCCGTGGAGAACTCCGAGTACATCTTCGTCGTCACAGACTTCCTG GTCGGTGTGTTGATCTTCGCTACGATCGTTGGAAACGTTGGTTCGATGATCACCAACATGAACGCTGCCAGAGCAGCCTTCCAGTCTCGCATCGACGCCATCAAACAGTACATGACCTTCAGAAAG GTAACTAAGGATCTGGAGAAGCGAGTGATCAAGTGGTTTGACTTCCTGTGGACCAATAAGAAAGCCGTGGATGAGAGGGAGGTGTTGAAGTATCTGCCGGACAAACTGAGAGCTGAGATTGCCATCAACGTCCACCTGGACACTTTAAAGAAG GTGCGTATCTTTGCGGACTGCGAGGCGGGGCTGCTGGTGGAGCTGGTGCTGAAGCTGCAGCCGCAGGTCTACAGCCCCGGAGACTACATCTGTAAGAAGGGCGACATCGGCAGGGAGATGTACATCATCAAGGAGGGAAAACTGGCCGTTGTCGCCGACGACGGCATCAAGCAGTTTGTCGTCCTGAGCGACGGAAGCTACTTTGGAGAGATCAGCATCCTGGCTATCAAAG GAAGTAAAGCAGGAAACCGGAGGACCGCCAACATCCGCAGCATCGGCTACTCGGACCTGTTCTGCCTGTCCAAAGACGACCTGATGCAGGCGCTGACCGAGTACCCCGACGCCAAGGCCCTGCTGGAGGAGAAGGGACGCCAGATCCTCATGAAGGACGGCCTGCTGGACCTGGAg GTGGCGGCCCAGGGCCCCGACCCCAAAGAGATGGAGGAGAAGGTGGACCGGATGACCTGCGAGCTGGACGCGCTGCAGGCCCGCTACGCCCGGCTGCTGGCCGAGCACGAAGCCACGCAGAGCAAACTCAAGCACCGAGTCGCCACGCTGGAGAGGAAGCTAcggccgccgccgccgccgccgctgccgGGCGATGCCCCGCCCCCGCCCACACCGGAGACGTAG